One genomic region from Terriglobus aquaticus encodes:
- a CDS encoding cytochrome c3 family protein: MAQVFDRSSNALARAGLVLTGLIVVALGVALNSLQRSPWVTRQGQRADQPVPFSHRHHVEGLGIQCQYCHTSVEKAGYAGIPPTKTCMNCHSQIWTNAQMLEPVRQSWATGQSIKWIRVHDLPDYVYFNHEIHVNKGIGCASCHGRVDEMPIMYMENSLQMEWCLNCHRNPAKNLRPTSEIYNMAWSGPTRDKPVWCAETGKGGPTAQQINCVTKDPQQGNPQLAFLQQDTSTNGPNYDPGNGLAGASNGKSSSSTGTDLEPNAKNGAGKTYSDTQTGAILPASYTKFTSQEALGTFLSDHYRIRRPNELQSCEVCHR; the protein is encoded by the coding sequence ATGGCGCAAGTATTTGACCGCAGTTCGAACGCCCTGGCGCGGGCAGGTCTGGTTCTTACCGGACTGATCGTCGTCGCGCTGGGTGTGGCGTTGAATTCGCTGCAGCGCTCCCCCTGGGTCACCAGGCAGGGCCAGCGCGCCGATCAGCCGGTGCCCTTTTCGCACCGCCACCACGTGGAGGGTCTGGGCATTCAGTGCCAGTACTGCCACACGAGCGTGGAAAAGGCTGGCTACGCCGGCATTCCGCCGACCAAGACCTGCATGAACTGCCACTCGCAGATCTGGACCAACGCTCAGATGCTCGAGCCGGTACGCCAGAGCTGGGCGACCGGTCAGTCGATCAAGTGGATCCGCGTGCACGATCTGCCAGACTACGTCTACTTCAATCACGAAATTCACGTGAACAAGGGCATCGGCTGCGCCAGCTGTCACGGCCGCGTCGACGAGATGCCCATCATGTACATGGAAAATTCGCTGCAGATGGAGTGGTGTTTGAACTGCCACCGCAACCCGGCGAAGAACCTCCGCCCGACCAGCGAAATCTACAACATGGCATGGAGCGGACCCACCCGCGACAAGCCAGTGTGGTGCGCGGAAACCGGCAAGGGCGGACCCACGGCCCAGCAGATCAACTGCGTGACCAAGGACCCGCAGCAGGGCAATCCGCAGCTTGCGTTCCTGCAGCAGGACACCAGCACCAACGGTCCGAACTACGATCCGGGCAACGGTCTGGCCGGCGCGTCCAACGGCAAGTCGTCCTCTTCGACCGGCACCGACCTGGAGCCGAACGCGAAGAACGGTGCAGGCAAGACCTACTCCGATACGCAGACGGGCGCAATCCTGCCGGCCAGCTACACCAAGTTCACCTCACAGGAAGCTCTCGGCACCTTCCTGTCGGATCACTACCGCATTCGCCGGCCCAATGAGCTCCAGAGCTGCGAGGTATGCCACCGATGA
- a CDS encoding TAT-variant-translocated molybdopterin oxidoreductase: MLESTTAASGGAQVVTSIQPAKLSLEEVRSRLDAQGGTKGGKRFWQSIDDLVDAPGFMEMVKEEFPRQASELTEGFSRRGFMKVMGASLALAGVTGCTKQPDEPIYPYVKQPQDLIISKFNYFATAHPFPTGAVPVLVKSREYRPVKIDGNPEHPMSKGKTDVFTQATLLDLYDPDRSKHVIQRTAGQSINADFGGFQTAFAEVVEKLPQGNGLVFLSETITSPTLAAQWKAVQAKYPGAKLVQWEPINQDNARAATKAAFGQYADAQYKLENADVILALDADFLSSNAFPGFLPLSAGFAERRKYEPGKTMNRLYVVETNHTVTGAKADHRLALKPSDIDAFAAALQGGSYTGGNEQAQKFFAALQADLKRSGARAVVIAGPQASVAVNHAALALNQQLGAVGSTVVYTQPVAEIPTEQYADLRNLVNAMNAGQVKALVLLGGNPIYSTPATLGFGPAMSKVPWTASLGMYQDETNVLTSWHINQAHFLESWSDARAYDGTISIVQPMIDPLYGGLTSHDILQTLLDNPSMTSYEVVQATAKTYMKGDSEAAWRKALHDGWVEGTAFTPRSGGISGAAAPAPAPVQSNGGLELVFRHDPSLYDGRYANNGWLQELPKQITRISWDNAALMSMNTMTELKANEEELLELEVNGQKVKFAPLMVPGHADGVVTVHVGQGRWFGRNAQFVGSDAYKLQSVDSPYLSSGLKVNATGEKHNLCVTQVHSMDQRGKTAQSDLQHPDTSGNESLPGHEAMERAIIRSATVAEAQKTPGFAHEGSPLKETPEHEESFFPNAWSYTNQDKSTGTIQNAWGMTIDLNSCIGCNACVVSCYAENNIPVVGREQVKVGRNMQWLRIDTYFEGDLHAPKAHFQPMACQHCENAGCEQVCPVGATVHTPEGLNTMVYNRCVGTRYCSNNCPYKVRRFNFLLYADYDTESLKFMRNPEVSVRSRGVMEKCTYCVQRIEAVKIEADKEGRPIRDGEIITACQEACPTEAIVFGNINDKNSRVAKLKAEERSYQVLADINYRPRTSYIAGVTNPNPELETA; this comes from the coding sequence ATGCTTGAAAGCACGACCGCTGCCTCCGGCGGCGCACAGGTAGTCACCTCCATTCAGCCCGCAAAGCTGAGCCTGGAGGAAGTTCGCTCGCGCCTGGATGCGCAGGGCGGAACCAAGGGCGGCAAGCGCTTCTGGCAGTCCATTGACGATCTGGTCGACGCGCCGGGCTTCATGGAGATGGTCAAGGAAGAGTTTCCCCGTCAGGCTTCGGAGCTGACCGAGGGCTTCTCGCGTCGCGGCTTCATGAAGGTCATGGGTGCCTCGCTGGCCCTGGCCGGCGTCACCGGTTGCACCAAGCAGCCGGACGAGCCGATCTATCCTTACGTCAAGCAGCCGCAGGACCTGATCATCAGCAAATTCAACTACTTCGCCACCGCTCACCCGTTTCCGACGGGCGCTGTGCCGGTGCTGGTGAAGAGCCGCGAATACCGTCCGGTCAAGATCGACGGCAATCCGGAACACCCGATGTCCAAGGGGAAGACGGACGTCTTCACCCAAGCGACCCTGCTGGATTTGTACGATCCGGACCGCTCCAAGCACGTGATCCAGCGGACCGCGGGCCAGAGCATTAATGCCGATTTTGGCGGCTTCCAGACGGCGTTTGCGGAAGTTGTTGAGAAGCTGCCCCAGGGCAACGGCTTGGTCTTCCTGTCGGAGACCATCACCTCGCCGACTCTTGCCGCGCAGTGGAAGGCCGTCCAGGCCAAGTACCCCGGCGCGAAGCTGGTCCAGTGGGAACCGATCAACCAGGACAACGCCCGCGCCGCCACCAAGGCAGCCTTTGGCCAGTATGCTGACGCACAGTACAAGCTGGAAAACGCGGACGTCATCCTTGCGCTGGATGCCGATTTCCTGTCGTCCAACGCGTTCCCGGGCTTCCTGCCGCTCAGCGCAGGCTTTGCCGAGCGCCGCAAGTACGAGCCCGGCAAGACGATGAACCGCCTGTACGTGGTTGAGACCAACCACACGGTCACGGGTGCCAAGGCGGATCATCGCCTGGCCCTGAAGCCGAGCGACATCGACGCATTCGCCGCTGCTCTACAGGGCGGCAGCTACACGGGCGGCAACGAGCAGGCGCAGAAGTTCTTCGCAGCGTTGCAGGCGGACCTGAAGCGCTCCGGCGCTCGCGCCGTCGTCATCGCGGGTCCGCAGGCTTCGGTTGCGGTAAATCACGCCGCGCTCGCGCTGAACCAGCAGCTCGGCGCCGTCGGATCCACCGTGGTCTACACCCAGCCTGTGGCAGAGATCCCGACCGAGCAGTACGCCGACCTGCGGAACCTGGTGAACGCCATGAACGCCGGCCAGGTGAAGGCTCTGGTTCTGCTGGGCGGAAATCCCATCTACTCGACGCCTGCCACCCTTGGCTTCGGCCCGGCCATGAGCAAGGTGCCGTGGACTGCGTCGCTCGGCATGTATCAGGACGAAACGAACGTCCTGACCAGCTGGCACATCAACCAGGCCCACTTCCTGGAAAGCTGGTCAGACGCTCGCGCGTACGATGGCACAATCTCGATCGTTCAGCCGATGATCGATCCGCTGTACGGTGGCCTGACCTCGCACGACATTCTGCAGACGCTACTGGATAACCCCAGCATGACCTCGTACGAGGTGGTCCAGGCCACGGCCAAGACCTACATGAAGGGTGATTCGGAAGCAGCGTGGCGCAAGGCTCTGCATGACGGCTGGGTTGAGGGAACGGCGTTCACGCCCCGCTCCGGCGGCATCTCGGGCGCAGCCGCTCCGGCACCTGCCCCGGTGCAAAGCAATGGCGGCCTGGAGCTCGTCTTCCGGCACGATCCGTCGCTGTACGACGGCCGCTACGCCAACAACGGCTGGCTGCAGGAGTTGCCGAAGCAGATCACGCGTATCAGCTGGGACAATGCCGCGCTGATGAGCATGAACACCATGACCGAGCTGAAGGCGAACGAGGAAGAGCTCCTCGAACTGGAAGTCAACGGTCAGAAGGTCAAGTTTGCTCCACTGATGGTTCCCGGGCACGCCGACGGCGTTGTGACGGTCCATGTGGGACAAGGCCGCTGGTTTGGACGCAACGCGCAGTTCGTCGGTTCGGACGCATACAAGCTGCAGTCGGTGGATTCACCCTATCTTTCGAGCGGCCTGAAGGTGAATGCGACCGGCGAAAAGCACAACTTGTGCGTTACGCAGGTCCACTCGATGGACCAGCGTGGCAAGACCGCGCAGAGCGACTTGCAGCACCCGGACACCTCCGGCAACGAGTCGCTTCCGGGGCACGAAGCCATGGAGCGGGCGATTATCCGCAGCGCAACCGTTGCCGAGGCGCAGAAGACGCCGGGATTTGCTCATGAGGGCAGCCCGCTGAAGGAGACTCCCGAACACGAGGAGAGCTTCTTCCCCAACGCTTGGAGCTACACCAACCAGGACAAGTCGACCGGAACCATCCAGAATGCCTGGGGCATGACGATCGACCTGAACAGCTGCATCGGCTGCAACGCCTGCGTCGTCAGCTGCTATGCCGAGAACAACATCCCGGTGGTTGGCCGCGAACAGGTCAAGGTCGGCCGCAACATGCAGTGGCTGCGCATCGACACCTACTTCGAGGGCGATCTGCACGCTCCCAAGGCGCACTTCCAGCCCATGGCCTGCCAGCATTGCGAGAACGCAGGCTGCGAACAGGTTTGCCCGGTCGGTGCCACGGTGCACACACCCGAAGGCCTGAACACCATGGTGTACAACCGCTGCGTGGGTACGCGCTACTGCTCCAACAACTGCCCATACAAGGTACGCCGCTTCAACTTCCTGCTGTACGCGGACTACGACACCGAGTCGCTCAAGTTCATGCGCAACCCGGAAGTGTCAGTACGCTCACGCGGTGTGATGGAAAAGTGCACCTACTGCGTTCAGCGGATTGAGGCCGTCAAGATCGAGGCTGACAAGGAAGGCCGGCCCATCCGCGACGGTGAGATCATCACCGCCTGCCAGGAAGCCTGCCCGACCGAGGCCATCGTCTTCGGCAACATCAATGACAAGAACAGCCGGGTGGCCAAACTGAAAGCGGAAGAGCGCAGCTATCAGGTACTCGCCGACATTAACTACCGTCCGCGGACGAGCTACATCGCCGGCGTGACCAACCCGAACCCAGAGCTGGAGACGGCGTAA
- a CDS encoding DNA-3-methyladenine glycosylase family protein: MPRPSANRKPPYDAAEAVASLSAADPKLARLIGRAGPFTLRISGSQSPFEALAESIVFQQLHGKAARAIHTRLLESFHEVCGVGVHPSAQDLLDCPTPQLRGAGLSANKTLALRDLAAKTLDGTVPTLARIRRMDDESIIEHLTQVRGIGRWTVEMFLMFRLGRPDVLPVSDYGVRKGFALTFGKLKPEDKVTPADLPKPDEMLKRARKWHPWCSVASWYLWRACDLAKPDAASKQPA, from the coding sequence ATGCCTCGACCCTCGGCCAATCGCAAGCCGCCCTACGACGCTGCGGAAGCGGTCGCCTCGCTGTCCGCGGCAGACCCAAAGCTGGCGCGGCTGATCGGGCGCGCAGGGCCGTTCACGCTTCGCATTTCCGGATCGCAGTCGCCGTTCGAGGCGCTGGCTGAATCCATTGTGTTTCAGCAGCTTCACGGCAAGGCGGCCCGCGCCATCCACACTCGGCTTTTGGAAAGCTTCCATGAAGTCTGCGGTGTCGGCGTTCACCCTTCCGCGCAGGACCTGCTGGACTGCCCGACGCCGCAATTGCGAGGGGCCGGGCTCAGCGCGAACAAGACGCTGGCGCTCCGTGACCTGGCCGCCAAGACGCTGGATGGCACGGTTCCGACTCTGGCCCGCATTCGGCGCATGGACGACGAAAGCATCATCGAGCACCTGACCCAGGTACGCGGCATTGGCCGCTGGACCGTGGAGATGTTCCTGATGTTTCGCCTGGGACGGCCAGACGTACTGCCGGTGAGCGACTACGGCGTGCGGAAGGGGTTCGCTCTCACCTTTGGCAAGCTGAAGCCCGAGGACAAGGTGACCCCAGCCGATCTGCCCAAGCCAGACGAAATGCTGAAGCGGGCCAGGAAGTGGCACCCATGGTGCTCGGTGGCCAGTTGGTATCTGTGGCGCGCGTGCGATCTGGCGAAGCCGGACGCGGCAAGCAAGCAGCCGGCCTGA